Proteins encoded in a region of the Fundulus heteroclitus isolate FHET01 chromosome 2, MU-UCD_Fhet_4.1, whole genome shotgun sequence genome:
- the LOC105938466 gene encoding potassium voltage-gated channel subfamily A member 1 — MTVVAGDNMDETSAVPGHPQDTYPPDHNDHECCERVVINIAGLRFETQLKTLSQFPETLLGNPKKRMRYFDPLRNEYFFDRNRPSFDAILYYYQSGGRLRRPVNVPLDMFSEEIKFYELGVDAMERFREDEGFIREEERPLPEKEFQRQIWLLFEHPESSGPARGIAIVSVMVILISIVIFCLETLPQLKEDPMGRYETYGNITIYYKPNILKDPFFVIETLCIIWFSFELIVRFLACPSKPAFFKNMMNTIDIVAIIPYFITLGTELAEDPEKEGVGEQATSLAILRVIRLVRVFRIFKLSRHSKGLQILGQTLKASMRELGLLIFFLFIGVILFSSAVYFAEAEEPGSYFGSIPDAFWWAVVSMTTVGYGDMVPVTIGGKIVGSLCAIAGVLTIALPVPVIVSNFNYFYHRETEGEEQAQLLNVSNPNIPSETNSSRRSSSTVSKSEYMEIDGDINNSIDNFREANLRTGNCTIATQNCVNKNKLLTDV; from the coding sequence ATGACCGTTGTAGCGGGGGACAACATGGACGAGACCTCAGCCGTCCCGGGACACCCTCAGGACACCTACCCGCCGGACCACAATGACCACGAGTGCTGCGAGAGAGTGGTCATCAACATAGCCGGCCTCCGGTTTGAGACGCAGTTGAAAACTCTCTCGCAATTCCCGGAGACTTTGCTCGGTAACCCCAAAAAGCGGATGCGCTACTTTGACCCCCTGAGAAACGAGTACTTCTTTGACAGGAACAGACCCAGCTTCGATGCAATCTTGTACTACTACCAGTCGGGGGGCCGGCTAAGAAGGCCGGTAAACGTGCCCTTGGACATGTTCTCAGAAGAAATTAAGTTTTACGAGCTGGGAGTGGATGCGATGGAGAGGTTCCGCGAGGACGAGGGCTTCATCAGAGAGGAAGAGCGCCCGCTGCCAGAGAAGGAGTTCCAGCGTCAGATCTGGCTTCTTTTTGAGCACCCAGAAAGCTCAGGCCCTGCGAGAGGGATCGCCATTGTGTCTGTGATGGTGATCCTCATTTCCATTGTCATATTTTGTTTGGAGACTTTACCACAGCTCAAAGAGGACCCGATGGGTCGATACGAGACATACGGGAACATTACAATTTACTACAAACCAAATATTCTTAAAGATCCCTTCTTTGTCATTGAGACTCTCTGTATAATCTGGTTCTCCTTTGAGTTGATAGTGCGCTTCCTGGCATGCCCCAGCAAACCGGCCTTCTTCAAGAACATGATGAACACGATTGACATTGTGGCCATCATCCCTTATTTCATCACACTTGGCACCGAGCTGGCAGAAGACCCGGAAAAGGAGGGCGTGGGGGAGCAAGCGACTTCTCTGGCCATACTCAGGGTGATCCGTCTGGTCAGGGTGTTTCGGATCTTCAAGCTGTCGAGACACTCCAAGGGACTTCAGATCCTAGGGCAAACCCTCAAGGCTAGCATGCGAGAGCTGGGATTGCTGATCTTCTTCCTGTTCATCGGAGTCATCCTGTTCTCCAGCGCCGTCTACTTCGCTGAAGCCGAGGAGCCGGGTTCTTACTTCGGCAGCATCCCGGACGCCTTCTGGTGGGCCGTTGTGTCCATGACAACTGTGGGTTATGGGGACATGGTCCCGGTCACTATTGGGGGCAAGATTGTTGGATCTCTGTGCGCGATCGCTGGAGTCTTAACAATTGCCCTCCCAGTGCCTGTTATTGTGTCCAACTTCAACTACTTCTACCACAGAGAGAcggagggagaggagcaggCTCAGCTCCTCAATGTCAGCAACCCCAACATCCCGTCTGAAACCAACTCCAGCCGCCGCAGCTCCTCCACCGTCAGCAAGTCCGAGTACATGGAGATTGACGGCGACATCAACAATAGCATCGACAACTTTAGGGAGGCAAACCTCAGAACTGGAAATTGCACTATTGCCACTCAGAACtgtgtaaacaaaaacaagctgctCACAGATGTTTAG